Part of the Vibrio penaeicida genome is shown below.
GCTCTGTCTGGCTTTGTTTTACAATGGCAAACTCGTCGCCACCTAAACGTGCGATAAACTCTGTGTCATTGCAGGTTTCTTTGAGACGGGCGCTGATTTTTTTCAACAAATGATCACCAACATCGTGACCATAAGTGTCATTGACGAGTTTGAACCCGTCGAGATCCAATAACAAGACGGTAAACTGTGCTTGATTCTGGTGTTTTAAGTCTTTGAGTTTGTTTTGTAAAGCGGCTCGGTTTGCTAGTCCTGTTAAAGAATCGTGGTAGGCTAAGTGGCTTATCTTTTGGCGATCTTTCAGCGTCACGTACAATAGAAAGCCTCCACATAGGGCTAGTCCTGCGTAGCTGTACCCCATAATACTGTTTAAACGAACCAGTTCGTAATCACGCAGGTAATTATTTTCTGCTACACGTTGGAATTCTTGATTCATCAACGCGTTAATTGTTTCGGCCGTTTGTTGCCCTTTCGCCAAATATTGTGAGAAATGAATGGCATTAAATGAATCAGAGGTTGGATCCAGTGTTTTAAATGATTCAAAAGTACCAACAATAATCTCTAATCGACCTTGCTTTTCCATCAGGTTAGCCGATTCCGACCCAATTAGTAGAATTTCAAAAGCGGACCATGTTAAATCATAGCTGGTAATTAGGTCGTCAATATTGGTTGTTCCTCTGAAATAATCTTTAGCAGCCGTCAGATATTCTTGATGCAGCAACATGAGTTGCACTAAAGCTCTTCCTGTTGAGTGTTCGTTTACCGCTAATAGATCCAAACTTTTCACTATTTGGGTAACGCTGACCATCGCACATAACAAAAAAAGAACCGCTACAACTATCAATACTGGGGTTTGAAAACGGCTGGGTAGGGGCATTATCAAGGCTCCTTCGAAAACACTTCGACATTAATCAGTTGCCACACCATATAGTCGTTAAATATTTGAGGTTGGAGTTCTTCATGGTGATCTTTCGGTAAAATAAGCCACAATGGGCCTTTTCCACGAACCGACATTTTTTTACCGTTGTCTTCCCAAGCTAATATCGGGGCAAATTGACGAATGTGTTCGAAATCAAGCGTTACTTCGTACTTGTCGAGTGCTTTCAAAGTCAGCCACGTACCTTTTGCTTTGGCATCGTTTAGGATGTCTTCTAGTTTAGGTCCTTTATAGGTATGGGCTTCATTCGTCCATGGCGTGTTGGTGGTAATTAATAATTGAGGAAATGATTTTATGTTTTCTAAAGTATAACTGGCAGGGTTTTCAACGTCACCAGTAACAGTTAACACTTTATTTTTACCTTGCGCGGAGGTAAGTCCCGAAAAAACAAGTAAAAATATAAGGACATAGAAATTTTTAAGTCTTACGCGCATATTCCCTCCATGAGAATTTTAAAACCAAAAGTACTAAACAACTTATTATTTTAAGGTCAAATTCCGTTTTATTGTATGAATTTTGAGATTTGTCTTGTAATCAAGAATAGCATGCGGTTCACCAATTATCCTGAACTATACAGTTATTTAGTGATCTTTAGTCTTGTTTGGAAAACTTGAAAATCGGTGGGGAAGTTCTGGCTTTTAACAATTAGCTCAATAATTGTTTTTGCAACAATGAGTTCGATCCAAAAGAAAATATGTCTAACGCGGAAAATAGGTTTTTTATTATGGGGATGAGAACGAAAATTAATATATATGCATATTATTTAATGTGAATTCCTACGATATTCACTAAGTTAAACTATATTAAAAGGTTAGAAATATAATTTTTAGTAATTACTTTTGAAGTTGATCACACATGAGTAGCAAGTATTAACGAATTGGAATCAATATCACCGGTGACTGAGTTAAAATTAGCCCCCGTTATATTGTGACACTCAATCCATATCATTTTTGGATTTTCACTTTCAGCTCAAATTGAAGAGGATACTCTCCCTTAGATGTATAAGTTTTCACATATTCTACGTTGGATTCTTCCATTAGTAGTGACGTTGATATTAGTGGCTAGAGCTCAGGGAGAGGAAGCACTAACAGCCAAAGAGAAACTGTTCCTAGAACGGCATTCAGTATGGAAGGTACATTCGGAAGATTATTGGCCTCCATTCAATTATCGAGAATTTGGCGAGAGGAAAGGCTATTCAACGGAATTGGTTCTTTTGCTTGCTCAACAAGTCGGTACAAAAGTGGAATTTGTCGATGTGGCAGACTGGGCTGAGGCGTTAGATAAACTCAAGGCAAAAGAGCTTGATATCATTTCTAACATGACGCCTACCCAAGAAGGTCAGCAATTTGCCAAGTTCGCCGATTCAAGAACCATTGCTGTCACTAATGCTCTTGTATCGAGTGATGCCATCAACTCGATAACCAAACTTTCTGATTTGATAGGAAAGTCACTTGCGGTTGTGCAAGGGGCGGCAGAAATTCCCGTTATCCGAGAAAACTACCCTGAAATTCGTTTGGTAGAAACCCAAGATACGCTTCATTCCATTGAAAAAGTGGTGAGCGGGAGAGTTACTGCAGCATTCGATAGCGAGCATGTATTACGTTTTTATCTCGAAAATTATATCGATTCTCCCCTTCGTGTTACTTCTCTCGCTGAGAACGTTAACCTAGGAGTCTATTATCAAACCCTGGCAGTTCGAAAAGATCGTCCAGAACTTGCCTCTATTCTTGATAAAGCCTATTTGTCTTTGTCGCCTGAAACCATTCAATCGCTTAAGCGTAAATGGCTGACTAATAACCAAACAAACAAAGTCAATGTGCTCAACCTAAACCGAGATGAGCGCATGTATCTGAATGAAAAACAAGTCATTCGATATTGTACTCACCCAGACTTCTTACCTGTGGAGGGTACTTTGGATGGAAAAGCACAGGGAATGACAGGTGAGTATGTTCAGTATTTTGAGAAAAGCCTCGCCATAAAATTCGAACACGTGTTAAGTGCAAGTTGGAAAGAATCGCTTCAAAATATAGAAGCGGGCAAATGTGATGTTCTCACTCTAAGCCGCCCAAACAAATCTCGCCTAGATTACATGACCTATACCCAACCCTATCTCTCTTTGCCTGTTGCTGTCGCTATTCATCAGAATACGCCTTATGCCGCTGAAATCAGTGCGTTGGTGGGGAGATATGTTGGCTTTAACCGAAATCATGGTCTTGCGGATGAATTTCGCGAGCGTTATCCCGATGTTAACTTTGTTCCTGTAGATTCGGCATTTACGGGTCTTCAAATGGTTGAGAACAAAGAACTCTTTGGGTTTATCGGCGCGCTTCCAGTTGTGACTTATCACCTGCAAAACTATTTCCCTAATCTTATGGTGGGAAGTCGGATGAATCAGTCGTTTCCTCTGAGTGTTGGTGTGAATAAAGCCGAAGAAAAATTAGCTAACATCCTCAATAAAGCCATCGAGAAAATGGACATTCGTTTGCATTCTTCCATCCTAAACTCATGGACACCTGTAAACTACAAACCTGTTAGCGATAACCGACTGGTTTGGGCGGTGTTGACCATTGGTTTCATCGTGGTGTGTGCGATAGGGTACAGCTACTATGTGTTGCAGATGAAGTATCGCAAACTTGAAGAACTCTCCACAAAAGATCAGCTTACAGGGTTGTATAACCGCTATACCATCGATACCGTTTTGGCAGAGCAAGTCGCGCAATTTGGTTTTAGTCGCAAACCCTTCAGCGTGATTCTCGGAGATATTGATCACTTTAAAATATTGAACGATCGCTACGGTCACCTAATCGGAGATCAAGCTCTGATAACCATGTCCCGAGTGTTTGAAGAAAACATATCAGATTCTGATCTAGTGGGTCGATGGGGCGGAGAAGAACTGATCGTTATCTGCCCGGGTAAAACCGAAGAACAAGCGGAGTACTTAGCTGAAACGTTGAGGCTTGCCATTAATGCAGAATATTTTGATGAAGTGGGTACTATGAGTTGCAGTTTTGGTGTTGCTCAATACTTCGCAAAGCATTCCATAACCGATTTAATGCAAAGAGCAGATAGAGCCCTTTATCACTCCAAACGTATGGGGCGAAATACCGTCACCAGTTACACCGACTTTCACCTTCAATATAAAGGTGATGCGACATGATTTTTGATGAAAACTTTAGCCTCCGCCCTGTTCCTTATTACGCAAGAAAGCGAACGTTGGCTTTGGGTCTCGTGCTGGTTGGTCTTACGTTCTTCTCTGCTAGTATGCAAGCGGGTGGTGTGGTTTGGGGGGGATTATCAACGTCAGACTTTATCTGGGTAGTATTGGCGGGCAACGTAATGCTGGCTTTGTACGCAGGCTTACTCGGTTATATCGGCTCAACAACAGGGCTATCAACTCATCTTCTGACCCACTTTTCGTTTGGGCACAAAGGTTCTTGGCTTCCCTCTTTGATATTGGGTGGTACGCAAGTTGGTTGGTTTGGTGTTGGGGTTGCCATGTTTGCCATTCCCGTGAGTAAAGTTATTGGGGTGGATGTGCGCATTCTGATTGGAGTAAGTGGCTTGCTAATGGTGAGCACCGCCTATTTTGGTATGTCGGCCCTCATATTTCTCTCTGCTATCGCGGTTCCAGCCATCTTATTATTTGGTGGTTATTCCGTTATGTGTGCACTAGAAACATTTACCGTGGGTGCGCTATACGGTGAATTGAGTTCTATTCCAAACAAGCTAAGTACAACAGAGGCCTTAACCTTAGTGGTGGGGACTTTTATTAGTGCCGCCACCTTAACTGCTGACTTTGCGAGATTTGCCAAAAACCACAAAAAAGCCTTGTTCATTACGGTATTGGCTTTCTTAATTGGCAACTCGGTAATGTTTGTGTTTGGCGCATTGAGCAGCTCGAGTATTGGGTATGCGGACTTGTTTGATGCCATGCTGGCACAGGGGCTTTTGATTCCTGCCATTGTTGTTTTAGGTTTGAATATATGGACAACCAACGACAATGCTTTGTATGTGTCTGGACTGGCATTTTCGAACATCACGCGCTTACCTAGTCATCGTTTGTCGGTGCTTAACGGGTTGCTTGGCACCTTATTTGCGCTTTGGCTTTACGATCACTTTATTGAATGGCTACACTTTCTTTCTCTCGCCATTCCTCCCGTTGGTGGTGTGATCATTGCTGACTTTTTAATGCGTCGTCATCAATATCAAGATTACGCCAGCGTTGAATTTCAAGAAGTGAATTGGTTGGGCATTTATGCGTTTGTGATTGGTATCATCGGAGGCGCTATTCTACCCGGAGTTGTCCCCGTGAATGCCGTAATCATAGCTATGTTGTCCTACTGGGTGTTACATTTAAAGCCTGTGAAAGCGGCAATATGCAGAGCGTCGTAATCACAGGACCTAACTCCAGACATTAAAAGGCAGTATTCAGAATGGATTCTCAAGTCGTACTGATTGAAGATGATGATATCGTTCGCCAAGCAACCAGCCAATGGCTACAACTCGCAGGGTTTTCCGTTACCGAATATGCCGATGGTACGTCGGCATTGGAAGGGATTTCGCCTTCATTTACAGGTGTTATTGTCAGCGATGTAAGACTGCCTGATTACGATGGCTTGGCATTAATGAATGCTTTGCTGAATCGAATTCCTACGGTGCCTATTGTATTGGTTACTGGGCACGGTGATGTAGACATGGCAGTAAAAGCCCTTCGTGATGGCGCGTTCGACTTTCTTGAGAAGCCGTTTGATCCTGATCGCCTTGTTGATACTGTGAGCAATGCGTTCTCTTCATTACAAGCCAATCAAGAAAGCCAGCAAAGGCTCGAATACTTGGATCAGTTAGACGGGTTAGAGCAAGTTCTGATTGGGCAAAGTGACGTGATGGTGAATTTGCGTCAACAATTGGCGAAAATAGCGATGATGGACACAAATGTCATCATTTATGGTGAAACAGGGTGTGGGAAAGAATTGGTGGCGAATTGCCTCCATAACCTCAGTACACGAACTGGTCACCGATTTGTGCCCATTAACTGTTCGGCGATTCCTGAGAATTTGTTTGAAAGTGAGCTATTTGGTCATGAAGCTGGCGCATTTACTGGTGCCGGTAAACAACGAATCGGTAAGTTAGAGTATGCCGACAAAGGGACTCTGTTTCTGGATGAAATTGAAAGTATGCCTTTGTCTATGCAAGTGAAAGTACTCAGAACGTTACAGGAACATACCGTCGAAAGGGTAGGTGCAAATAACCCGATTCAAATCAATCTGCGAGTTGTTGCGGCGGCGAAAGACAATCTATTTGGCCACTCCAATTTCCGTCAGGATCTCTATTATCGGCTTAATGTTGCACAACTTTCGCTTCCCCCTCTTAGGGAGCGCGATAAAGACGTCGTCATTTTGTTCGAACATTACACCCGTCAGGCGAATCCAGAATGTCGCCCAGCGACGCTCAGTGATAAACAGACACTATTGAGTTACCGTTGGCCGGGCAACGTTCGAGAGTTACGAAATGTGGCGACGCGTTTTGCTCATGATGACCTTTCGGTCGCTGATATTCTGTCGGAGTCGGCATCGTTATCATCAGAACCTGTTATAAACACCTTATCTTTAGCAACCCAAGTGCATAACTTTGAACGTAAAGTGATTGATAAATCGTTACGTGAGCACAAGGGGAACATCACCCAAGTAATGGCTGAATTGGATCTTCCAAGGCGAACACTTAATCAGAAAATGCAAAAATACGGTTTAAGCCGGCAGGGCTACCTTTCTAAATAACCGATTTAAAAAGCTTTATACCCTATCTGAGATGAGCGAAATTTCCTGATAGCTCAGTGGAGTTTCGCTCAAAGGTCAGATAACTCATCTCAAGTCATATTTCATTAGCCTGTTGTTATTTTCGACAGTGAAGATCATTGACGTCTCCGATTGCCTATTGAGATCAATATTGCATTGTGCATGAAATTATATGTAACGAAGTGGTTTTTTACTCATTTTGAAGTCTGATTTTTTGATGACAACGCATAAGTGTATGAAGAATCAACCAATGTTAAGTTGATGGAAACATCATAAGACTTGGTATTTAAATAACCTCCCGAAATCAAATATATCAATAAATATATTTAAACTCATCACGTTAATGTGGGTTTTACTCAATGTAGATACCTTTCATCCTGTCATTAATACGTGCATTTTTGCGCATGAGTTAAAGCTTGTACTTACGTGATATGCATCATTATTGCAAATATAAAATTAAATTTTATATTTGCATTCTTGGAGTCCCGCCCATACTTAAATTCGTGGGAATCATTCTCACTATTGTCCATAAATGATGACAGCGGGATTGAAAGGGCTTCCGTGAATTTCCTTTCTTTTGCGTCAAAATGGACAGAAAAAGGCGCATATTTTGCGCGAAAAATTGAATAAGGTTTAGTCACAACAAACTCAAGGAAGAGGTATTTTCGTGAAGCTGAATTATTTACCGTTACTTTTGTCTGCTTTGGTCTCGCAGAACATTCTGGCCGCCGAGCCGGAAGATGTTCTTCCAGTGCCATCAGAGAGACAACTATCGTATCTTGATAATGAGATGAATGCATTTTTTCATTTCAGCCTTAATGGGTACTACAACCGCGAATGGGGAAATGGAACAGAAGATCCTGAAATATTCAACCCTCACCAGTTCAATGCAGACGAGTGGGTACAAGCTGCAAAAGATATGGGTGCGAAAAATATCATTTTGGTTGCCAAGCACCACAGTGGTTTCCATCTATTCGATAGCCCTTATTCTGACTATGACGTGGCAAATACACCTTGGGGAAGAACTCAGACGCCACCGCGAGATATGATGAAAGAGGTCAGAGACGCTGCGATTGACAAGGGCATTAAATTTTCTGTCTACTTGTCCCCGTGGGATCGTCACCATCCGAACTACGTTGTTTATAGAGACGACTACTCTCGTGAAGATGACTACGATCAAGCGATGAAGATTTATGACGATTTTTTCTCCAACAGTTTGCAGTATGTCCTTGATAATTATGGTCCGATCCATGAAATGTGGTTTGATGGTGCCGGCACGGGGCCTCAATTTGGTCGGACCGGCTTGGATTTCGAGCGCTTTATCCAAACGATCAGGAATAGGTCACCTGAAACAAACATAGCAATCGTTGGACCAGACATTAGATGGGTTGGCAATGAACACGGAACAGCACCGGAAAATGCTTGGAGCATCCACCCGCTTTCTGACCGTGACGACAGATACAACGAAACTGGTGTGGTATTAGATGGTCGCTTCAGAGGAATGTCCTCTTCGGAGCGTTTGAACTTTTATCCTAATGAGTGTGACACGCCTATCCTAGAAGACGATCACGGGCATATTAAGTGGTTCTGGTGGGATTCTCATCGGGTAAGGAGTCAGGATACACTGTTTAATACTGTTTATTTTGACTGCGTTGGTCATAACAGTAGCTTGCTGCTCAATTTGTCTCCAGATACCGAAGGTAAAATTCCTCAAAATCAGTCGGTTGCTGCAAAAGCCCTGGGTGATTCCATTCGCATGACATTTTCTAACAACCTTCTTTCCGGTGCGTCAGTTAGTGCGAGCAGTATCTATGAATCGACGTACAATCCGAGTAAGGTCCTTGACGGTAATAAGAACACCTACTGGGCGGCGCAAGATAAAAGTGGATGGCACCATACACCTAGCGTCTCTATTCAGGAAGAATCGTTAACATTTACAATGGACACTCCGATCAGCTTTGATGTGTTTTCAATTTCTGAACCCATTTTTAAGGGGCAACGTATTACTCACTTTTCAGTGCAGTCCCGTTTAAATGAAGGAGAATGGAAAACCATCGTTGATAAAGGGCTTATTGGAACCAAGCGCTTAGTCAAACTCCCTAGCCAAGTGATTGCAGACGAGCTCAAGGTGGTAATTGATGGATCGCGAGATGTGCCGCTCATATCAGAAGTGGGTGTTTATAAACACGAGCAAAGTAAAGTGGACGTTACATTTAGCCCATCTGAGACACTTCAGCCGCAACCATTTGAAGTGACGCTTACCTCCCCAATAGATAATGATACAATCTACTATACAACGGATGGTTCAGAGCCTACGTACAACTCACCGGTTTATACAAACCCAATTTCCATTTCTCAGCCAACGACTATTAAAATACTCAGCCGTTCAGCGGGAATCAAAAGCAGCAAGCAATATTTCTTGGGTACAGCTAAAAACCTGGCGATAGACTCTCGTGCAGTGGTGTACCAATCTAGCGTTCATGCTTCTGGTGCAGGTCCAGAGCGGGCTGTTGATGGTAATGTCAGTGGTCATTGGGGGCATCGTTCTGTTACCCATACAGGAGAAGCCGCAGGAGAAGCTCAAGACCCGTGGTGGGAAATAGATTTAGGGCGAGAAGTCTTTGTTAGTAACATTGTTTTGCATAACCGAACCGATTGTTGTTCTGAACGATTGGACAACGTGACGGTTCTTGCTCATTTTGAGCCGTTAAATAGCAAGGTGCCACTTCAGGTCAAAAATCATCAAGGTGTGTTTGTAGGTAACACGGGCGAAAATGTCGGTAGCAGTGTATCGATTCCGGTAAATAGGCAGTCTCGTTTTATACGAGTTCAGGCGGAAGGCAGTGACCGCTACTTATCACTTGCAGAAGTACAAATAATGGGAATAGAGAGCAGCGATATTGTTCATAACGTCGCCAAGAATATGTATACGGTACAAAGCTCAAATCTTGGCGGCGAAGATACATCGAATAAAGCTGTTGATGGTAATACAAATGGCAATTTTAGAAATGGATCAGTGAGTCATACCAGTGAGAACGGAAGTGTAGGTGATACATGGTGGCGTGTGGATCTAGGTGAATCTAAACCCATTTCCCAAATCCGGATCTTTAACAGGACGGATTGCTGTTCAGATCGTCTAGCGAATTTCGATGTGTTGGTATCAAACAACCCGAATATTGGAAGCAATGTGGCTTGGAGTCATTACCAAGGGCAACCTGTTGGTGACTCATTGAACTTAAATCTCAACAACGTACAAGGTCGTTATGTAACGTTAAAAAAACGCGACAACACTATTCTTTCGCTTGCTGAAGTTGAAGTCATGTCAACTGAACGGAGTCTTGGTTTGAACGTATCAACCTTTAAGCAGGCTTCACAAAGTTCGGAACATAGTTCTGGAGCGGCTGCTTCACGGGCAGTGGATGGTATCGATAGTGGTATTTGGGGGCATGGTAGCGTTTCCCACACAGGAGATAATGACACAAATGCATGGTGGCAGGTCGATTTAGGTGACAAGCGCACTATAGGATTGGTAAAACTCTTAAACCGTACCGATTGTTGTGGAGATAGGCTGGAAAACCTTCGTGTTCATATAAGTGATAGCTCGTTTGGTAATGCGACGAATGAGGATATTATGGCACGTGATGATGTGGTGACGGTTAACTACAGTGGTCCAACTAAAGCAGAAATGGATATTGTAGCGGGTTACTCAGGTCGTTATCTGCGTATCAGTCGAGATGGTGTGACCGAACCTTTGCACATAGCTGAAGTAGTGGTTATTGAACCCATCGTTGGAGATTGAACCAACACTTGAAGGTAAGGAGGAGGCTAACTAAGCCTCCTTTTTTTATCTGAAAATAAAAAAGCCTGACTTAGGTATCGGGCAAAAAGTGATATCTGGTCGTGCGTTGTGAAGTTCTACTCACTTTCAGCATGTTGGTGTGCAATATAGTGAAGTATTTATACCGCAAGGCTCGTTGAGTTGGTTGTCCCGACCAAAATGCGTACTAGCGCACTGGAAATCATGTTCAGATAAATAGACAGACTGCGATAGTCAATATCGACTAAAAACTAACCAAGCGACCTGAACAAGGGCTTCTACGACTTTTGCTCATGTTTCCTGCCATCTAATTGGTGGTTAGATCTCGTGCATTCTTCAGCTCGGATGCAGGTATCCAAAGTCGTCATCATTACATATTGGAAAGGGCTTGGTATTAAACTGCGTTCTTTCTCGGGTACTGAA
Proteins encoded:
- a CDS encoding GGDEF domain-containing protein; the encoded protein is MPLPSRFQTPVLIVVAVLFLLCAMVSVTQIVKSLDLLAVNEHSTGRALVQLMLLHQEYLTAAKDYFRGTTNIDDLITSYDLTWSAFEILLIGSESANLMEKQGRLEIIVGTFESFKTLDPTSDSFNAIHFSQYLAKGQQTAETINALMNQEFQRVAENNYLRDYELVRLNSIMGYSYAGLALCGGFLLYVTLKDRQKISHLAYHDSLTGLANRAALQNKLKDLKHQNQAQFTVLLLDLDGFKLVNDTYGHDVGDHLLKKISARLKETCNDTEFIARLGGDEFAIVKQSQTEPQLLPESIIETLSKPIRVGSIDCKVGVSIGICLDSEYQASWVDILKSADIAMYHAKSNGGNCYDFFDDAA
- a CDS encoding molybdopterin-dependent oxidoreductase, whose product is MRVRLKNFYVLIFLLVFSGLTSAQGKNKVLTVTGDVENPASYTLENIKSFPQLLITTNTPWTNEAHTYKGPKLEDILNDAKAKGTWLTLKALDKYEVTLDFEHIRQFAPILAWEDNGKKMSVRGKGPLWLILPKDHHEELQPQIFNDYMVWQLINVEVFSKEP
- a CDS encoding transporter substrate-binding domain-containing diguanylate cyclase, encoding MYKFSHILRWILPLVVTLILVARAQGEEALTAKEKLFLERHSVWKVHSEDYWPPFNYREFGERKGYSTELVLLLAQQVGTKVEFVDVADWAEALDKLKAKELDIISNMTPTQEGQQFAKFADSRTIAVTNALVSSDAINSITKLSDLIGKSLAVVQGAAEIPVIRENYPEIRLVETQDTLHSIEKVVSGRVTAAFDSEHVLRFYLENYIDSPLRVTSLAENVNLGVYYQTLAVRKDRPELASILDKAYLSLSPETIQSLKRKWLTNNQTNKVNVLNLNRDERMYLNEKQVIRYCTHPDFLPVEGTLDGKAQGMTGEYVQYFEKSLAIKFEHVLSASWKESLQNIEAGKCDVLTLSRPNKSRLDYMTYTQPYLSLPVAVAIHQNTPYAAEISALVGRYVGFNRNHGLADEFRERYPDVNFVPVDSAFTGLQMVENKELFGFIGALPVVTYHLQNYFPNLMVGSRMNQSFPLSVGVNKAEEKLANILNKAIEKMDIRLHSSILNSWTPVNYKPVSDNRLVWAVLTIGFIVVCAIGYSYYVLQMKYRKLEELSTKDQLTGLYNRYTIDTVLAEQVAQFGFSRKPFSVILGDIDHFKILNDRYGHLIGDQALITMSRVFEENISDSDLVGRWGGEELIVICPGKTEEQAEYLAETLRLAINAEYFDEVGTMSCSFGVAQYFAKHSITDLMQRADRALYHSKRMGRNTVTSYTDFHLQYKGDAT
- the codB gene encoding cytosine permease — encoded protein: MIFDENFSLRPVPYYARKRTLALGLVLVGLTFFSASMQAGGVVWGGLSTSDFIWVVLAGNVMLALYAGLLGYIGSTTGLSTHLLTHFSFGHKGSWLPSLILGGTQVGWFGVGVAMFAIPVSKVIGVDVRILIGVSGLLMVSTAYFGMSALIFLSAIAVPAILLFGGYSVMCALETFTVGALYGELSSIPNKLSTTEALTLVVGTFISAATLTADFARFAKNHKKALFITVLAFLIGNSVMFVFGALSSSSIGYADLFDAMLAQGLLIPAIVVLGLNIWTTNDNALYVSGLAFSNITRLPSHRLSVLNGLLGTLFALWLYDHFIEWLHFLSLAIPPVGGVIIADFLMRRHQYQDYASVEFQEVNWLGIYAFVIGIIGGAILPGVVPVNAVIIAMLSYWVLHLKPVKAAICRAS
- a CDS encoding sigma-54-dependent transcriptional regulator; amino-acid sequence: MDSQVVLIEDDDIVRQATSQWLQLAGFSVTEYADGTSALEGISPSFTGVIVSDVRLPDYDGLALMNALLNRIPTVPIVLVTGHGDVDMAVKALRDGAFDFLEKPFDPDRLVDTVSNAFSSLQANQESQQRLEYLDQLDGLEQVLIGQSDVMVNLRQQLAKIAMMDTNVIIYGETGCGKELVANCLHNLSTRTGHRFVPINCSAIPENLFESELFGHEAGAFTGAGKQRIGKLEYADKGTLFLDEIESMPLSMQVKVLRTLQEHTVERVGANNPIQINLRVVAAAKDNLFGHSNFRQDLYYRLNVAQLSLPPLRERDKDVVILFEHYTRQANPECRPATLSDKQTLLSYRWPGNVRELRNVATRFAHDDLSVADILSESASLSSEPVINTLSLATQVHNFERKVIDKSLREHKGNITQVMAELDLPRRTLNQKMQKYGLSRQGYLSK
- a CDS encoding galactose-binding domain-containing protein, whose amino-acid sequence is MKLNYLPLLLSALVSQNILAAEPEDVLPVPSERQLSYLDNEMNAFFHFSLNGYYNREWGNGTEDPEIFNPHQFNADEWVQAAKDMGAKNIILVAKHHSGFHLFDSPYSDYDVANTPWGRTQTPPRDMMKEVRDAAIDKGIKFSVYLSPWDRHHPNYVVYRDDYSREDDYDQAMKIYDDFFSNSLQYVLDNYGPIHEMWFDGAGTGPQFGRTGLDFERFIQTIRNRSPETNIAIVGPDIRWVGNEHGTAPENAWSIHPLSDRDDRYNETGVVLDGRFRGMSSSERLNFYPNECDTPILEDDHGHIKWFWWDSHRVRSQDTLFNTVYFDCVGHNSSLLLNLSPDTEGKIPQNQSVAAKALGDSIRMTFSNNLLSGASVSASSIYESTYNPSKVLDGNKNTYWAAQDKSGWHHTPSVSIQEESLTFTMDTPISFDVFSISEPIFKGQRITHFSVQSRLNEGEWKTIVDKGLIGTKRLVKLPSQVIADELKVVIDGSRDVPLISEVGVYKHEQSKVDVTFSPSETLQPQPFEVTLTSPIDNDTIYYTTDGSEPTYNSPVYTNPISISQPTTIKILSRSAGIKSSKQYFLGTAKNLAIDSRAVVYQSSVHASGAGPERAVDGNVSGHWGHRSVTHTGEAAGEAQDPWWEIDLGREVFVSNIVLHNRTDCCSERLDNVTVLAHFEPLNSKVPLQVKNHQGVFVGNTGENVGSSVSIPVNRQSRFIRVQAEGSDRYLSLAEVQIMGIESSDIVHNVAKNMYTVQSSNLGGEDTSNKAVDGNTNGNFRNGSVSHTSENGSVGDTWWRVDLGESKPISQIRIFNRTDCCSDRLANFDVLVSNNPNIGSNVAWSHYQGQPVGDSLNLNLNNVQGRYVTLKKRDNTILSLAEVEVMSTERSLGLNVSTFKQASQSSEHSSGAAASRAVDGIDSGIWGHGSVSHTGDNDTNAWWQVDLGDKRTIGLVKLLNRTDCCGDRLENLRVHISDSSFGNATNEDIMARDDVVTVNYSGPTKAEMDIVAGYSGRYLRISRDGVTEPLHIAEVVVIEPIVGD